The Ziziphus jujuba cultivar Dongzao chromosome 1, ASM3175591v1 genome segment tatttaataaataaatttgacaaatattttagtatttggtataaataataataataataataataatatgaaaaattaaaaattttattctacCATCCACTAAAAATAATGGAGAATGTACCTATGTTGACATGTTTAATTCATATattgttttttgggtaaattttaatttcatatattgtttttatttcatgTATTGTTGTTATCCATAACAAAGTACCTTTTAATCCTAGCCATAAAAGAGCACTTGTGGCTTCTATTACTCAAGGCTTTGACTTTGAGATTTGAGATGGAATACAGTATGGAAAATCTATAGATATTTTCTTTTGGGAGCCTATAAAAATCTGAAGATTGACAAGTGGTTTTGCATCTTTTCTGGAATGTTGCTTAGAATCTGCCTATTGGTTTGAGGGACATGGAAAAGCTTAATGAAAGTAATCATTCAGCTATCAAAAAGCTCTGTTGCAGGATGATAGTTAGAGCAGTATggttacaaaattgaaaagcaatCAAGGATGCTTTAATTCGTTGCAAGTTTAGAGCTCCTGTTCTCTAATAAGTTGatctatataataatatgtCATACGATGGGAGGATTCCATCATTGTATGTGAAAACAGAGTAAATTGTTACAATATTTTGACTTTGCACACATATTCCGATGACATAGGATGATTATTCAAACAGATGCAGTATGTACCCTGTTTTATCCAATTCTGTTTGAAAGACACAAGGTGCAATACTAAAAGCAAAGTTCGGAATATGCTGTAGAAAGccctttttctatttctttcttgCTTCTAGTGAAAAAGTATTTCACTAGCAATTACATTTTCCACTTTGCTAACCAAAAGGAGATAATATGCTCATTAAAGCTCTATCTaatcaaaaaaaccaaaatgaacTGCCACCACTCATGACCCTGTTTTTGCTTCCTCAGTTTCCTCCAAACCCATTTTATTCAAATTCTTAATCATCCGGAAGTGTCTCcgcaaagtaaataaattaggCATCAACAATCTCCCCTGTCTCAGCAGAAGCTAGAACAAGCTCAGGTTGTACACACTCTTCATCTCTGAGTGTCCCATCAATGGCGTTAGGCTGTCCCAAGGCCTTCAATGCCAAGTGCGCCGCCTTCTGTCCTGAAATCATCATCGCCCCAAATGTTGGACCCTGCAAATATTCCACAACTCAATCAATACAAAGTTCGACCGCACATCAAAATttacccaaaacaaaagaaaaatcgaACTATACGAGACTAGTGAattgaattataaaattttaccattCTTGGGGCTCCATCGATCTCTGCAACTTCCATCCCAGTAACAATCATCCCCGGCACTATCTCCCTTGTTAGTCTGACAATGGCGTCCTCAGCAGAGTTCATGTCAAGTGCCTTCATACCAGGAACACTGTCAATCATTCCAATGCTCTTCAACCTCTTAACACCAGTGGCTCCAAATGGCCCATCGTGCCCGCACGAGCTCACCACAACCTTGGACTCCATCACATTGGGGTCCATACAAGACTGTGTGTCATGGTTCATGGAAACCAAAGCCCAATTGGTCACCACACCGGCTACCCTCCCTCCCTTCACAATCAAATCCTCTGCCGCCACGGCGTTGAACAGCTTTACATTAGGCCTGGCCAACAGCTTGCTCATGATGGTGGAAGTGAATAGAGCAGCATGCTTGATGACCACGAAGTTGTCTTGCTCGTCGTACTCGATGCCCAGCTCGTCAAGGAACCTGTGAGCCGGTTTACGCACAACCATGGCGGAAAATAGCTGCCCGCCGAGCCATGCACCACCTCCGGGGCTGACGGATTGCTCAATTATGGCCACTCGGACCGAAGGGTTCTTGCTGAGCTCATAAGCACATGAAAGTCCGGCTGAGCCAGCTCCAACGACTACAACATCGGTATCAGCGTAGGTTATCATGTCAGTCATGTAACGACGAGTCATTTCACGAGAGACGACAGATTCTCTGATGGGCTCGAATTTGAAAGACTTGAGGTCATACGGTTGTGGGGTATTCAAGGACATGGAAATGGAAGGGTTGTGGTTCGCAGAGGATTTGAGGGGTTGTAATCTAGAGGAGGTGACGGGTGTGCCATTGAAGGAAGAAGACTTTTGGTCTAAGAAAGAAGGTTTGGGGGTAGGGGAGAGAGAAGAAGTGAGGGCAGTGGCCATGGCAGCCATGGGATATCAAAAGTGTTTGATATTTGGTGTAGTTTTGGGGAGAGTGAGTTTATGAGTTTGGAGAAGTGCAGAAGTGGTGAAAGTGATGAGTGGAAGATGGATATTTAAGCATATGGAATGGCTCAAGAGGCGGTGTGTGAGGGACTAAAATATCTGAATGAAAATATCTAAAAAGGTGGGTGAGTGAGATAGAAATTGAACGGTTCAGAGCGCACAGATTGTGGCTATCTTATTGGGATATTGGTACTAAGGTATCTTCTAACACCATGGGGGATAGTTTGCACATCATGTGGAGACCAGTAACATATATGTAGAGTCATGTACCAGTAATCGTCTTCTTGTGGAGATAGACCACCAAGAACCTGCGCGTCCTTACTGCATTTTTAAGTAAACCAGTCTTCGCTAGACATGAATAGAAGTATAAGATGATAATCCAAAGGTACAAAGCAATAATGGAAAAgcagattaaaaaagaaaacaaaaatattagaaGTATCTTTATGACAGCTGTGGGAGTTGAACCCACGCCCTATCGGACGAGGGCCTAAATCTGGCTCCTTAGACCACTCGGCCAAACTGTCAACCGAAGCAGTTCCGTTTTATATCAAAATGATATCAGCTAGCTATCTGAATCATTTCCTATGCCATGCGTACAAGGGCGCTTATATAATCAACATAACAAAGTGGTGATGATTCAGCCTGACAATTTCTTCTTCAAAGCGACACTTTCTGTCCTATGCATGTGAAGAAGATAACTTGGTTAtcattggttttatttttatttttgttttttttcttttcttaatgaATTGAAAGTcacctaaaaataatatatgtaattataatgAGACTGTTTTGATGTGAATTTTCTTAATGTAAAATGTGGGTTTAAAGATCATTAATAAAAGCACAAACAAACTTagtagggagagagagagagagagagagagagagagagagagagagaaaaaggcaGATGATTACATGTTTTAAGGTGTCTAAAACTCgtataaaattcaaatgaatAAAGAATTGGAACCTTGTATATATCATTTCAACGGTGGATTATATCAATGGTATAGATAGTGGTTCAACAGCGAAGTCAATGTTTGCTCCGTCTAATTATTTTCACTTGACCTAATGTATTATCTATCTGGCATTTTTGACTTTCcagtattaattataattattatataatttgagcCAGTACGTGTAACTTTCATCTATATGCTTGCATATCAACTTTATCGACTTCACTTGGGAATGGCCATGAAAATACACATTACAACCAGGTCCATTGGGACAAGCAGATAATAGCCATCAAGATGAAGATTGGAAAAGTTTACTCTTCTTTCCTAGAAAGCCTATCATTCATTCAATGATTTAAAATATTGCTAatgattaccaaaaaaaataaaattccaagttCCTCCTGTTTATCAACATATGGATAGCAGAGTGCATTTTGCTTGATGACTTTCACTTTATTGCTAGCTTTTGCCATCAAATCAATACAAAATAACTACCTTATCATGCATCAGCAATAATTCAATTGGTCTTGCATCTGAGTTACCTCACTCTTACTTGGCATgtgcatctctctctctctctctctctctctaagactctatatatgtatatttttattttcatgatttGACTCAATCAAAGGGTTAATAGACTTGGAGCTGGCTATTCTTTGTCATACTCATTTTTAGCATATTATAAGATATTCATTAACTCGCACCCCACATGCTTCAGATGGGTCAATTGCATTATTCATTTCAGCTTCGTTCTTAATAAgataaatggttttttttttttcccaagatTTTATAAGATAAATGTTAAGAACATATGTAGTGTCATTTTTGGACAATTAGATCAATTGGTTAGGGCTTAAAGATAGTTTTAGATATCTTAAAATTTTGCTTCCTTAGAAAAGTTTTCTTATACCATGTATTTCCATTTGGATAATTATATCAATTGGATGAATTCAAATTGGATGAATTCAAATTTGTGTAAGAtaacttaaaatttttgttattttaaaaaaatttctaaaaaactatattaaaaatcaattttttttaaaaaaattatattaagagTTGTTTAAACACTTTCAAAAGtcgttttttatattaaaactcGGAAACAACATTTACTAAATCATGGTAATTAAAGCGTAACTCTCATCTGAGGAGGTGTTGTAGTGCAGTTATAATATTATTGCagataattttttctttcttgggaATGGTGTCAAGCATGTTGGTCATTGTTTATTACCAAGAAATTAGCAATCTCTGATTTGGGGTTTGCTTCACTTCTTTTggtaaaatactttttttatttaatatttgactggccaaacaaaaaaaaaaaaaaaaaaaaaaagccttgcaATTGGGGaaaaggaaatcctaatttattAGTGTAATGAGCTTCTTTCATTTGAATTAAAGACTAAAAGAAGTGGCTACCTTTCCCGACCACCAAATCCAGCTGTATAAATCCAAGAGCTTTCGATTATTGTGTGACCAATCAAACTCTATCACGTTCTTACATGCAACATATGGCCCTACTCTCTCTATTTTATTCTGCTAAATCCCATTGGATGGCAGCCTGGCTTCCTCAGCTTAAAttcctgttttcttttttattccaattttttaattaaaaatatttatatgcttCCATAAAAATCATGATTTTGAATTCCCATATTGCCCATGTCGGCTTAATTTTTCCCTCCATGATCTCAAATTAACATGGTAAATACCAAATAATCTGAAACACATATACAAGCTTGGTTGATGCACATTTCAAtagaattctaaaaaaaaatcatcacaaaataaatattgaaaaagtaTTGCATTGAAAGAGGCAaaataaagttttgaaaaatacaaaatgtgTGATTCACCCTGTCACGGTGACAGGTTAATAATAAAGGGAACTGTAAACTGGATGATGAAAACGAATATGATCCAACTTCCAGATTCGATCTTTCAcattcagatatatatatatatatatattatatgaaaggGCAATGAATTATGATATAACATATAGTTGTCAACATGAATGGGCAAAACTGTACAAATGCCATagccaaaataattaatcagaCAATGAAATGTCAAACATGGTTTCCAGTTTTACCCTTTTCCCCTAAGAACAATGTGTTTTCAAATACCTATGATTTAATGCACATCTCCTTCACAAGGATTCAGCTGAGAGAATTAAGACTACTCCCCCACCCCCATTCTCAGTCTCCGAAGTCTTTGCAGCCAACATGGAAAGAAGGGTAGTATCCCGAAAACCGATTCTTCTTTCCATTGCACCAGTACTTCTGGTATTGGCTGTTTTTTCTTCCTCATTATCTGAAGCAGCCGATTCAAAAGCATCTTTCGAAGATAATTTCGATGTAACATGCCCCGTGGATCATTTTACAACTTCTGAAGACCGCCAGATCTGGTATCTGTCCCTAGACCAAAAAGGAGGTAAAATTAAGAAGATTGTATTGTTTTTGTCATTGTTAATATTGGAATACCAGTCTATTATATCTATGTATTTTGATTGATgggttttgaatatatataggTTGTGggtttaaaacaaaacaaagttaCAGATTCGGGTGGTTCAGCATGAAGCTCAAGTTGGTCGGAGGTGACTCTGCTGGTGTAGTTACGGCTTATTATGTGAGTCTTATAtggttaatattaatatattctctTTGGTTTTGTAAATTTGAAGtgttaaatttcttaaaaagagtagaataaaaaatatatatataaaaaaaaaaaaaaaaaaaaaccaattgcaGATGTGCTCGGAAAATGGAGCAGGACCAGAGAGAGACGAGGTAGATTTTGAGTTCTTGGGGAATAGGACAGGGGAGCCCTATCTGATTCAGACAAATATTTACAAGAATGGTACTGGAGGCCGTGAGATGAGGCACGTGCTCTGGTTTGATCCCACCGAGGACTACCATTCATATTCAGTTCTGTGGAACAACTGGCAAATtctgtaagttttttttttccccagtaaaaatgcaattagaattgggcatatatataaaaatatatttgcattgTGAGTGCTCTGTTTTATTGAGTTGGTGTATATGAATGTGAAAACAGGTTCGTTGTGGATGGAGTACCAATGAGGGTGTACAAGAACAATGGGAAAGAGAACAATTTCTTTCCAAACCAGAAACCGATGTACTTGTTCTCGAGCATATGGAATGCGGATGACTGGGCCACAAGAGGTGGGTTGGAGAAGACAGACTGGAAGAAAGCTCCATTTGTGTCGTCGTATAAGGATTTCGATGTGGATGCTTGCCAATGGGAAGACCCTTACCCTGCTTGCGTGTCAACCACCACTGACCACTGGTGGGATCAATATGATGCTTGGCATCTCTCTGATGCTCAGAAACTTGATTACGCTTGGGTCCAGAGAAACCTTGTTATTTATGACTATTGCTCGGACACTGAAAGGTACCCAACTTTGCCAGAAGAGTGTTCGCTCAGTCCATGGGATTGATCCACcacacagattttttttttttcaattgaattttGAATCAATTATAAGATGTGTACTGTTGAgaaattattgtttctttttatttttatttattttttatttttttaaaggtctATTATATTTGTTAAATCCAATTATGTTTAGTCCAAATATCATTCAACTTctagtgtaaaaaaaaaaaaaaaaaaaaaaaaaaattgataaaaatattttcttcttcttcttcttcttctttattattattattattattattattattattattattccttcCTTctaaggatttaaaaaaaaaaacaaaaaatttatgatgAAAATTGATTAGTTTAATTTTAGTGCTTACTAGTAGCCTTGAATTGCATACACAAAATGAAATAAGAGACATGATATAAATGCTTCAATTTAGTAATATATGTTagatattttaaggaaaaaaagttGTTTGGTTTCATCTCAAACAATCTAGCTCAAATTaagatttggaattttttatttttaattttgtttttttgatgttGGGTATGAGGGAATTACAACTCTAATCCAGAGCAAAATAGTATTTTGCTACTAGGCAACACTAATAGGATTTGGATTTAACATATAATTTACTCTATCCCATAAAGTTTACTTAGGATTTTTCAATCGTGGTAACAATATAAACAGCATCTCAGGTTACATAAAAACGTTAAAcgtaaaaagcaaaaataaaaaggtaaaacataaaaaatcacTTTTAAATGCTACTAATTTGAAAATGGCAATAATTCatccaaacccaaaaaaaaaaaaaaaaaaaaaaaaaaaaaaaagtggcaaTAGTACATTGCATGAATAAACCGATTTTAATAACGGTGGATTTACAAAGCGGAGAAAAGTCAAAAGCAGATTCTTGTTAAAGGACGGTTGAGATCCAAGCAGAAGCAGATCGAGTCAGACGGGTGGTGTTGTATTTCACCCGCCCAACCTGAGTAAGGCGATTTCCCATCCCACCCCCACCATCCAGCGATTGATCTCCTTCGTTTCAGAGGATATTTTAGTCAATTGAATAACGaaaagatttttatattattcattattattattattattattattttactagttttacataataattaattcctGAATAAGACGGTGTCGTCGGAAGCGGAAAAGTCCAGTTAGGGGTTTGATTAGGGCACCGATTTTCAGAAGCAAAATTCCCAAAAGTAAAGAGAGGAGAGCGAGAACGACGATGGTGTGCGAAAAGTGTAAGTGTCTGCTTCTCTCTACGAtttggggtttttatttgttactttttttaattctcgTCTGGAATCAGAACTTGTTGgttcatatataataaattagggttggtgttgatatatatatatatatatatatacacgcaggTGAGAAGAAGCTATCGAAGGTGATAGTGCCAGACAAATGGAAAGAAGGTGCCAGCAACACCACTGAAGGCGGTGGTCGCAAAATCAACGAGAACAAGCTCCTTTCCAAGAAGAAAaggttttacttttttattttgttaatttccacttcaattttattttttcttatttattaatttctatttgcaattttttttttcttgaatgaaTGAATGCATATGAATATAGGCTTCAATAGGTTtgtttggttcagtattattttctataaatctGATGGCACCAATTTGTCTCATTGCTTCAACAAAGTGCTCTTCTGAGTACCACTGCATTTCCATTGTTTGTAAATCGTTGGGCAGAGTTCCGTCAAAATTGTGAATTAGCTATGATAGAACCATTTTTGAACTTCTTAGATTGCATTCTTATTTATATGAATCGGGATTGGGACTCTTACATAATTGTGTTTAGTGTTTACAGCTTATGCATAAATAATCTGTTGCGCTGAGGTTCCATGAAAGGATCTGTGCGGGTTTTATCGGCAGCAGATAAAACTTGCACAAATATATATGCAGCATAGTGTGAATGACTTAAATAAGTATATTGTATATGATGAGATGCCCGTTGATCTATACTACAATTGGTTGTAGATTCTGCTTGTTAATTGATTTAGTTGTTTCTTATATGGATGTTATTCGATGCAATTTTTGTAGTTTTATTGAGATGTCTTCTGACTGTAGGTGGACTCCTTATGGAAATACCAAGTGCACAATTTGCAAACAGCAAGTACACCAGGATGCTAAGTACTGTCACACATGTGCATACTCTAAAGGTAAGGACTTATGCATGCCAgtgttgtttctttcttttctctgtttctaaTAAGATATTTTAGTTTGAAGACAGAAATTCTGATGAGCATGGTGATGTTTCACAGGGGTTTGTGCAATGTGCGGTAAGCAAGTATTGGATACCAAGTTTTACAAACAAAGTAATGTATAACTTGTATCAAATATTGTTGACATAATCTTCTGCTTCTAGATGTGATAAACCCCAGCAACATTGTCTTTACATAATTCGTCCTTAATTTTCAAGCAGAATTTGACATGCGCTTGTGTACTCGCTATGGATGTAATTCAGCACTTGATTTGTTATAAAAATGACTATATTTTCTTTCCAATTGTAATTTTGGTGTCAGATAATTACAGTTGTACAAATGTTGTTGATACAGTGTAAGattcaaatgcatttttattttctgcacAAAGTGTGGCCTTGTTTCCGATAGACCATGTCAAGTTTTTGAATGTGTTGGTGCTTGATCTCGGAGTTATCGGTGCTGATTAATTTCTTAGTGTTTGCCTAAAAGTATATGGGTAGTCTTTTCAAGTACTAATACTTACCGGTTTTAGGGGCCTAGTTGGTAATTTTAACTTATGAGAGACATCTTAAAAACCGCTTTCTATGAAATCATTCCCAACAGAACCTTGAAGTGAATTCTCTGTCATTTTTTGAAGAGATCCATTGgattggttttaaaaaaaaaaatatcgactCCTAAACAACCAACTTTAGGCATATTGGGTTTGGTTGGGTTTACTCATGAAGAATGACTTAACGACTACGTTCGTTTTGCTGCGGAAGTATTTAAAAGTTCTGAACCGTTTTTGCCATTAGCATATTTGAAAGTTTGTTTCCTTCATGTTTCTCAAGGTGGAGCACTCTGTTTTTCGTGCCTCTCATCTATACACAAATTCATATCCACATCTTGACTTGCAACTACAATATTGTATTATCATGCTACTTATACCTTTAAAACCATCATTGTGCCTCTTATTGCTAGAATATGCTCGTTCATTGACCACCAACATGAGAGCTAGAGAGTGGTGTGCCAATTCATGGTAGGAGAtttcttgctttattttttgggttggtGTTCATTACTATATTCTGGGAAAAAGAGATGACGTTTGGCATGTGTGAGGGACtgtaataaaattttcactcGTCCTTTCTTGATAAAATAGCAtagataaaataagaaaatattccGATAACGTTATGGATAGAGAAACATAAGCTGACGCAAGGACACGTATATAATGTTTAGATCAGATCATTTTTTGTGCTATAAATGCAACTACCATTGACCAAATAACAAAATGATCCGATCAGATTACCAAAAAGTACTTTGTACAGCGAAACCAGTACGCATGAGTACAATACGCATGATAAACCAGGCATCTAACTCCAGCTCAACGCCAACGATGCGATAACAACAGATGAAAAACGTGGAACCAATTGCCTTCCATCTTAAAACATTTGgataaatttaaatcttaatttaatacatacataagtgtgtatatatctatatatatataatttgataaattctgCAATAGATCTCTCTGATCAATTGACTAGGATTTGTCTCTAGTGAAATTTTGCTGCCTAGAGAGAATATAAGTGCAGAATTTGCCAAAAAGTAATAAAAGAGGTACGTATAATTTAcccaaatatttcaagaaaacacccatgattttcttttattcaaCTTTTGGTTGAGTTGTTGATGGGTATGTAGACGTCAAGTACTTCTTGATCTCCTCGGCTGTCCGTCCAGGGATCCTTCCAGCGATGATAGCCCACCTATGGACAATCGTCTTGTTTGTCTGAAAGGTTAGGAATAAATGAAGCAACAACATCATAGTAAAAGGAAAACAGACAAACCTCTCTCCAACTAGATTATACATCCTTTTGATTAGTGTTTCCTCGTCTTTTGAGAACTGAAGCTTTGATTCTTCACTTATTTCCTCTGCTACAAATAAATGAACCATAATCAACCAACAAAACTACCAcaaattagttttaatttatcaatttggAGGATGCTGTGAACCAGAGTTTTTAATTTGTCTACCATATTAAGTTCTACTCTGAAATCAGATGTTCCAAAAAGACTTCCTTTTCAGGCTGGGAAAACATTAAAACATCTCTATACTAAAGAAGAAACAAGTACATCATTCCAAAGCAAAGAAAAGAAGAGCCGAGGAGGGCCCTCTTCTAACCAAACAAATTGGTCGTAATCAAAATATTGTACTAAAAATAAGATTTTCGAGCTTAGGCTCCTTGCCTGAGAAAGCGACACCACAAATAAGattaatatgataattttacTTCCTCATGAGATATATAAGCAGAGAAACACCTATAACAAAGAAAAGACTGCAGCATATAAGAGCATTTGTGAGGAAACTATCTTAGAGAAAGGTTTACCTCTCGAGTCTGCTTGCGTCTTATTTGTAGAAGAGCCTTCTAAGTCAGCCATTTTGGAGAAGTGATTGAATAGCCAATGAGGGGAGTCCGTATTGAGGAAGAAAATGGAGGCGCTTAAGTAGTAGAAGTAATGGTGATAAAATAAGAATGAGTGGTGCTAAAGCAAAGAATGGTAGTTGAATATATAGAGAGCTTTCCTTTGAACAATCCCCTCACGGTTCCAGACAAATTTGACAAGTGGTTGAATTTATtgctattaatttattaataaaaacggggaaaaaaaaatgtggaataAAATTATGCAACTGCTTTGTTTGTATTATGCATATATGCATCTacttttttgaagaaattatctGAGATCTGATTAACAATGCAACAATAAATAGAACTCGGGGGCCAAAAAAAGGTAAACAAGAAACAGTCAATTTTTTTGCATTaacaaaatttgagaaattggcAATTGTaaagtgtctttttttttcttttttctttttcttttggccTTATtcctttttgtttgatttttatcaACAATTGTAAA includes the following:
- the LOC107419753 gene encoding probable xyloglucan endotransglucosylase/hydrolase protein 8, yielding MERRVVSRKPILLSIAPVLLVLAVFSSSLSEAADSKASFEDNFDVTCPVDHFTTSEDRQIWYLSLDQKGGCGFKTKQSYRFGWFSMKLKLVGGDSAGVVTAYYMCSENGAGPERDEVDFEFLGNRTGEPYLIQTNIYKNGTGGREMRHVLWFDPTEDYHSYSVLWNNWQILFVVDGVPMRVYKNNGKENNFFPNQKPMYLFSSIWNADDWATRGGLEKTDWKKAPFVSSYKDFDVDACQWEDPYPACVSTTTDHWWDQYDAWHLSDAQKLDYAWVQRNLVIYDYCSDTERYPTLPEECSLSPWD
- the LOC107419628 gene encoding uncharacterized protein LOC107419628, whose protein sequence is MVCEKCEKKLSKVIVPDKWKEGASNTTEGGGRKINENKLLSKKKRWTPYGNTKCTICKQQVHQDAKYCHTCAYSKGVCAMCGKQVLDTKFYKQSNV
- the LOC107420469 gene encoding thiamine thiazole synthase 2, chloroplastic; its protein translation is MAAMATALTSSLSPTPKPSFLDQKSSSFNGTPVTSSRLQPLKSSANHNPSISMSLNTPQPYDLKSFKFEPIRESVVSREMTRRYMTDMITYADTDVVVVGAGSAGLSCAYELSKNPSVRVAIIEQSVSPGGGAWLGGQLFSAMVVRKPAHRFLDELGIEYDEQDNFVVIKHAALFTSTIMSKLLARPNVKLFNAVAAEDLIVKGGRVAGVVTNWALVSMNHDTQSCMDPNVMESKVVVSSCGHDGPFGATGVKRLKSIGMIDSVPGMKALDMNSAEDAIVRLTREIVPGMIVTGMEVAEIDGAPRMGPTFGAMMISGQKAAHLALKALGQPNAIDGTLRDEECVQPELVLASAETGEIVDA
- the LOC107419634 gene encoding MYB-like transcription factor ETC1 isoform X1; the encoded protein is MADLEGSSTNKTQADSRAEEISEESKLQFSKDEETLIKRMYNLVGERWAIIAGRIPGRTAEEIKKYLTSTYPSTTQPKVE
- the LOC107419634 gene encoding transcription factor CPC-like isoform X2 is translated as MADLEGSSTNKTQADSREEISEESKLQFSKDEETLIKRMYNLVGERWAIIAGRIPGRTAEEIKKYLTSTYPSTTQPKVE